Proteins encoded within one genomic window of Labeo rohita strain BAU-BD-2019 unplaced genomic scaffold, IGBB_LRoh.1.0 scaffold_329, whole genome shotgun sequence:
- the LOC127160340 gene encoding carcinoembryonic antigen-related cell adhesion molecule 20-like isoform X1 has translation MMVSKSLYCTLWMLSFFGQCLSEDLQFSDTSTGVLKGETSLEVFENITNVRLVGPEEPLIEGESSANITTEGTGTITSVQWMKDNSPLSPSNSIIFSSDNRSVSIILVQRSDSGEYQCTYSNPVSSETAKLNLIVNYGPDDVSITGPNVVDLGVRVSLSCSANSEPSPSFSWRFNGSDTGVTTVTFTIYQTDFTNSGDYECTAWNNVTERSATQKHALLVQGGGGGGGGGLTAGPIAGIVIGVLAAVAGICGLIVYLTKTNKIPKLHQQQEGKASEAAQSKQKTKVREDKAIPEEMNEHIYENFEDENVYENEYVNTPRRPRAPTPP, from the exons ATGATGGTTTCTAAAAGTCTGTACTGTACGCTGTGGatgttatcattttttg GCCAGTGTTTAAGTGAAGATCTGCAGTTTTCTGATACTAGTACTGGAGTTCTTAAAGGAGAAACTTCACTAGAAGTGTTTG AAAATATAACTAACGTTAGGCTTGTTGGCCCAGAAGAACCATTAATAGAGGGGGAATCATCTGCTAACATCACTACTGAGGGAACAGGCACAATCACCTCTGTGCAGTGGATGAAAGATAACAGTCCTCTGTCTCCTAGCAACAGCATCATCTTCTCATCTGATAACAGATCAGTGTCCATCATTCTAGTGCAGAGATCAGACAGTGGGGAATATCAGTGTACATATAGCAACCCTGTCAGCTCTGAGACGGCAAAACTTAACCTGATCGTCAACT ATGGACCAGATGATGTTTCTATCACAGGTCCGAATGTGGTGGATTTAGGGGTTCGTGTGTCGCTCTCTTGCTCTGCAAATTCTGAACCTTCTCCCTCATTCAGCTGGAGGTTTAATGGATCAGACACTGGTGTGACCACAGTCACATTCACCATATATCAGACTGATTTCACAAACAGTGGAGATTATGAATGCACAGCCTGGAATAATGTCACTGAGAGAAGTGCCACACAAAAACATGCTTTACTAGTTCAAG gaggaggaggaggaggaggaggagggctGACAGCAGGACCGATAGCTGGGATTGTCATTGGGGTTTTAGCGGCAGTTGCAGGCATTTGTGGTCTGATTGtctatttaacaaaaacaaataaaat CCCAAAGTTACACCAACAACAAGAAGGCAAAGCAAGTGAAG CAGCACAAAGCAAACAGAAGACT AAGGTGAGAGAAGATAAAGCGATTCCAGAGGAGATGAATGAACATATATATGAGAATTTCGAAGATGAAAATGTGTATGAGAATGAGTATGTAAATACTCCAAGGAGGCCAAGGGCTCCTACACCTCCTTAG
- the LOC127160340 gene encoding carcinoembryonic antigen-related cell adhesion molecule 20-like isoform X2 produces MMVSKSLYCTLWMLSFFGQCLSEDLQFSDTSTGVLKGETSLEVFENITNVRLVGPEEPLIEGESSANITTEGTGTITSVQWMKDNSPLSPSNSIIFSSDNRSVSIILVQRSDSGEYQCTYSNPVSSETAKLNLIVNYGPDDVSITGPNVVDLGVRVSLSCSANSEPSPSFSWRFNGSDTGVTTVTFTIYQTDFTNSGDYECTAWNNVTERSATQKHALLVQAQSYTNNKKAKQVKQHKANRRLR; encoded by the exons ATGATGGTTTCTAAAAGTCTGTACTGTACGCTGTGGatgttatcattttttg GCCAGTGTTTAAGTGAAGATCTGCAGTTTTCTGATACTAGTACTGGAGTTCTTAAAGGAGAAACTTCACTAGAAGTGTTTG AAAATATAACTAACGTTAGGCTTGTTGGCCCAGAAGAACCATTAATAGAGGGGGAATCATCTGCTAACATCACTACTGAGGGAACAGGCACAATCACCTCTGTGCAGTGGATGAAAGATAACAGTCCTCTGTCTCCTAGCAACAGCATCATCTTCTCATCTGATAACAGATCAGTGTCCATCATTCTAGTGCAGAGATCAGACAGTGGGGAATATCAGTGTACATATAGCAACCCTGTCAGCTCTGAGACGGCAAAACTTAACCTGATCGTCAACT ATGGACCAGATGATGTTTCTATCACAGGTCCGAATGTGGTGGATTTAGGGGTTCGTGTGTCGCTCTCTTGCTCTGCAAATTCTGAACCTTCTCCCTCATTCAGCTGGAGGTTTAATGGATCAGACACTGGTGTGACCACAGTCACATTCACCATATATCAGACTGATTTCACAAACAGTGGAGATTATGAATGCACAGCCTGGAATAATGTCACTGAGAGAAGTGCCACACAAAAACATGCTTTACTAGTTCAAG CCCAAAGTTACACCAACAACAAGAAGGCAAAGCAAGTGAAG CAGCACAAAGCAAACAGAAGACT AAGGTGA